The sequence CGTCATACCTGATAGGGACATCCCTAGGCTAAAGGAAATGGGCGTACGAGAGGTCTTCCCGGTAGGGTCGAGGCTAGAGGACATAGTTAGCTTCTTTAATAAGCTAGCTGAAGAGAGGAGGCTGAAGGGAGGTTAGCGGCCCCTAAAAAATGAAGAGTTATCCTTTAGGCGCTAGATGATCTTCCGCCTCTTTAAGTCCTCCAGCTTCTCCTTCGAGAACCCGAGCTTACTGCAGTATACTTCCTCGTTGTGCTCTCCTAACCTAGGTGGGAAGGGCAGGGTTAGCTTAGAGGCCGCCGCTTGAGCACTGACGGTCGAGGGTGGCGGTAGGTAGATTTCAACGCCGGTCTTGATATCCTTAGCCCTCAGCATCTTCCCCTTCACTAAGGGGTCCTGCGCCACTTCATCTAGCGTACTTATCTTAGTCGAAGGGATGCCGGCGGAGCTAAGCATCTCTAAAAGCTCCTTACTGGGCAGGTTCGCAGTTATCTGAGCTATCCTCCTAAGCAAGTTCTCGGCATCAGCTCTCCTCCCCTCATTGGTAGCATACCTATCTTCGCCGAGCTCCTTGAAGGGCTTGAGCTCAGTAAAAGATTTCCACTGCCTATCGTTGCCTATGGCTATGTACACGTAGCCGTCCTTAGTGGGGAATACGTCGACCGGCACGAAGAACTCGTGTCTATTTCCGCGCCTAGTGAAGCGGCGGCCGAACGATGTAAAGTGAGGCAGGAGCGTTATGAGCCAAGACACGGTGGCGTGGAACATCGATACGTCTACGCGGCAGCCCTCCTTTGTCAAGGCCCTCCTGTAGAGCGCCTTTAGGATTTCAGCGTAGGCATGCTCGCCCGCGACTAGGTCTGCGAGGGGCACGCCCGGTATTATCGGTGGGCCGCTCGGATCTCCCGTTAGGTCCATTACCCCGGCTCTTGCCTGAAGAACCGGGTCGTAGGCCGGCTCAGCGTACTCTGGGCCGAAGCCAGTTACCCCCACCCATATTATGTCTGGCTTAACCTGCCTTAGTGTTTCGTAGTCTATGCCTAACTTCTTGTATCGGTGCGGGAGCTGGTTCGTCGCGAAGACGTCGACGTCTAGCTTAGCAACGACCTCCTTGAGCAGCTCCCTACCCTCTTCTACAGCTAAGTTTAGCGTTATCGACTTCTTCCCTACGTTGTATGGGAGGAAGTACGCATTCATCCCCTCCTCGCCTAGCACGTTCGGCCCCACGAACCTATTAGGGTCCGGCATTAGCGGGTTCTCTAGCCTTATCACCGTGGCCCCATCGAGCGCCAGCCTGTAAGTTACGTAGGGAAGGGTGAGTGCTTGCTCTAGGCTCAAGACCGTTATTCCCTTGAGCGGTCCCTCAGGGAGGCTCATCCTACTTTCCCTTAGGGAACCCTCCGTACTTCTCCCTTAGCACTCTGTGCAGGATCTTCCACCCAGCCATCTTAGGCAGCTCGTCGACGAAGATCACTACCCTAGGGACCTTGTACCCCGCCAGCCTCTCTCTGCAGAACTCCACTATCTCCTCCTCAGTGGCCTTCTCCCCCGGCTTTAGGACTATGGCGGCCGCCGGTATTTCCCCCCGCGCTTCGTCGTACTTAGCGAAGACAGCAGCCTCGGAGACCTTGGGGTGCTTGACTAAGACGTTCTCCACTTCAGCCGGGTATATCTTCCACCCGGACATGATTATCATGTCCTTCTTCCTGCCGGTTATGTACAGTACGCCGTCCTCGTCTAAGTAGCCCATGTCCCCTGTGAGGAACCAGCCGTCAGGTAGGAAGGCCTCCTGGGTCTCCTTAGGCCTCTTCCAGTACCCTTTAGCTACCCCCGGCCCTCTAAGCGCTACTTCACCTACTTCACCGGGCGGGAGCTCTCTGGATGGATCGTTCTCGTCCACCACCTTTACTTCGCAGTAGCCAACTGGAGCCCCGACGCTCCTATAGCCCTTGGACATGTGCGAGAACTTGTAAGGCACGGCCGGGGCGGCGCCAACAACAATGGTCTCGGAGAGGCCGTAGGCATTGACCACCTCTATGTGTGGGTAGCGCTTAACAAAC comes from Candidatus Nezhaarchaeota archaeon and encodes:
- a CDS encoding CoA transferase, encoding MSLPEGPLKGITVLSLEQALTLPYVTYRLALDGATVIRLENPLMPDPNRFVGPNVLGEEGMNAYFLPYNVGKKSITLNLAVEEGRELLKEVVAKLDVDVFATNQLPHRYKKLGIDYETLRQVKPDIIWVGVTGFGPEYAEPAYDPVLQARAGVMDLTGDPSGPPIIPGVPLADLVAGEHAYAEILKALYRRALTKEGCRVDVSMFHATVSWLITLLPHFTSFGRRFTRRGNRHEFFVPVDVFPTKDGYVYIAIGNDRQWKSFTELKPFKELGEDRYATNEGRRADAENLLRRIAQITANLPSKELLEMLSSAGIPSTKISTLDEVAQDPLVKGKMLRAKDIKTGVEIYLPPPSTVSAQAAASKLTLPFPPRLGEHNEEVYCSKLGFSKEKLEDLKRRKII